One window from the genome of Pelobates fuscus isolate aPelFus1 chromosome 13, aPelFus1.pri, whole genome shotgun sequence encodes:
- the LOC134582704 gene encoding olfactory receptor 5V1-like, giving the protein MEDSNQTAENGFILLGLSTIPNLQAIFFSLFLSMYVVTLVGNTLLIVAVRLNTQLQTPMYFFLCNLAFIDICFSTTVVPQLLANTLNKDVNISLLACATQMLIGLVLGSTECLLLAVMSFDRYAAICKPLHYNVIMRKKLCISLATGCWAVCIINSFAHVILTFKLTFCGSHHINHFSCEMPPFFRIACTDTWLNEIAMFVSALIIVTCSFLLTLISYIHIIKTIVKIRSTDRRHKVFSTCASHLTVVSLYYTTIMSIYLRPHSAYYPETDKDVTLLYNTVTPMLNPIVYSIRNKPVKGTIKRIFIRKIFR; this is encoded by the coding sequence ATGGAAGACTCCAACCAGACGGCTGAGAATGGATTCATCCTCCTTGGTCTGTCGACCATCCCGAACCTTCAAGCTATTTtcttctccctgtttctgtctatgtatgtagtcACTCTAGTAGGAAACACTTTGCTTATTGTAGCTGTGAGACTAAATACTCAGCTCCAGACCCCAATGTATTTCTTCCTCTGTAATCTCGCCTTCATTGACATCTGTTTCTCCACCACCGTAGTGCCCCAACTTTTGGCAAACACTTTAAATAAGGATGTAAACATTTCTTTGTTAGCATGTGCGACTCAAATGCTCATAGGTTTAGTTCTTGGCTCAACAGAATGTTTACTGCTGGCAGTCATGTCCTTCGACCGGTACGCAGCTATCTGTAAACCATTACACTACAATGTTATAATGAGGAAAAAACTGTGCATCTCTTTAGCAACTGGGTGCTGGGCAGTCTGTATTATAAATTCCTTTGCTCATGTTATCCTAACTTTTAAATTGACATTTTGCGGGTCCCATCACATCAACCACTTTTCTTGtgagatgcctccattctttcGAATAGCTTGTACTGACACCTGGTTGAATGAGATCGCAATGTTTGTCTctgctttgattattgtgacatgttCCTTCTTGTTAACTCTAATTTCATACATTCATATTATTAAAACAATAGTAAAGATCCGGTCTACTGATAGACGGCATAAGGTTTTCTCAACCTGCGCATCTCACCTCACCGTGGTCAGTCTCTATTACACCACCATCATGTCCATTTATCTACGCCCACATTCCGCATACTACCCCGAAACAGACAAAGACGTAACCCTTCTCTACAACACGGTTACACCAATGCTGAATCCCATTGTCTACAGCATCCGAAATAAACCTGTTAAAGGCACAATAAAGAGAATCTTTATCAGGAAAATATTCAGATAA